A genomic window from Methanomassiliicoccales archaeon includes:
- a CDS encoding dihydrodipicolinate synthase family protein: protein MDPEKFREKCKGVLTLVPTAFKKNYELDLEALREHVRYLAENRVTAVIPAGSTGEFSSMSEEEIKKVISATVDEVNGKTMVVAGTAHSGTHETIKLTKYAEDVGCDAVMIVTPYYFKEVEEGIFQHYKMVADSVDIAIMPYNNPWVTSGVIYSYRLVERFAKEVPNITALKDVTGNSAYVLELLRRVGDKIAILPYAETEHTMLCYLLGCPGTISLLSNIAPKESIELWKAAYLEKDAKKAMAILDKFEGFNRLMNRLIMEKGIPAYLHTIKHALTLLGRPCGLPMRPPAQPLRENEVEELRQALIRMGLM from the coding sequence ATGGATCCCGAAAAGTTTCGAGAGAAGTGCAAGGGGGTATTGACGCTGGTCCCGACGGCCTTCAAGAAGAATTATGAACTGGATCTTGAGGCCTTGAGGGAGCACGTGAGGTATCTCGCAGAGAATCGGGTGACGGCAGTGATCCCGGCTGGTAGCACGGGCGAGTTTTCTTCGATGAGTGAGGAGGAGATCAAGAAGGTGATTTCTGCGACTGTGGATGAGGTGAACGGGAAGACGATGGTCGTCGCTGGGACGGCGCACAGCGGAACGCATGAGACTATTAAGTTGACAAAGTACGCGGAGGATGTAGGGTGCGACGCAGTGATGATCGTCACGCCATATTACTTCAAGGAGGTCGAAGAGGGCATTTTCCAGCACTACAAGATGGTCGCCGATAGTGTCGATATCGCCATCATGCCTTACAATAACCCGTGGGTGACAAGCGGTGTCATTTACAGCTACCGCCTCGTCGAGCGCTTTGCCAAGGAGGTTCCGAACATCACAGCGCTCAAGGACGTGACGGGGAACTCCGCGTATGTCCTTGAATTGCTCAGGCGCGTCGGGGACAAGATCGCCATTCTGCCGTACGCTGAGACGGAGCACACGATGCTCTGCTATTTATTAGGATGTCCCGGTACGATTTCCCTCCTTTCAAACATCGCGCCGAAGGAGTCGATCGAACTGTGGAAAGCGGCATATCTTGAAAAGGACGCGAAGAAGGCGATGGCGATCCTCGATAAATTCGAAGGGTTCAACCGGTTGATGAACAGGTTGATCATGGAAAAGGGGATACCGGCGTATCTCCACACGATCAAGCACGCCCTCACGCTCCTCGGAAGACCTTGTGGACTCCCGATGCGGCCTCCCGCTCAACCCTTGAGGGAGAACGAGGTCGAGGAGCTGAGGCAGGCGTTGATCAGAATGGGGCTCATGTGA
- a CDS encoding helix-turn-helix domain-containing protein: protein MHALETSRLLTDEYSAKILLATMTKPRSAFELSESLGIPIAACYRKIHLLEKAGLLICAERRLTQAGKRISLYQSKVRIAQIIFEKNRIRARIEMNDGTTENYNYDFDFAALMRECAQAEHS, encoded by the coding sequence ATGCATGCTCTTGAAACCTCACGCCTGTTGACCGATGAATACTCCGCAAAGATCCTTCTGGCGACGATGACTAAGCCGAGGAGTGCTTTCGAGTTGAGCGAGTCCCTTGGAATCCCGATCGCCGCCTGTTACAGGAAAATCCATTTACTCGAAAAAGCCGGCCTCCTGATCTGCGCAGAGAGGAGATTGACGCAAGCTGGCAAGAGGATCAGCCTTTACCAATCAAAGGTCAGGATCGCACAGATCATCTTCGAAAAGAATAGAATTAGAGCTAGAATTGAAATGAACGACGGCACGACGGAGAACTACAACTACGATTTCGATTTCGCAGCGCTCATGAGAGAATGCGCTCAAGCCGAGCATAGTTGA
- a CDS encoding CPBP family intramembrane metalloprotease: MRRKVFLLIPIILITVAESFFFIKSFETTLLVHGINLLFCVLFPLFLKESTTLCQSFSLVSVLRMLNIGMPVFFTMTIYWLPFIYGAAILAAYFVVKKEENLRLRERIARAVSFFSSQKRKYPVYLCAGVVIGLVLANAEFSVLKAESLIPSLDLFNLFVLAVVMFLFVGFGEELIFRFILQTRLEKEIGKYNGLFLASFVFMTMHSGYSSIPYLVFVFIVGLILGYAFYRTRSLFLVTVIHGSINFFLFSLIPHGYLAFT; this comes from the coding sequence ATGCGGAGAAAGGTCTTCCTTCTGATCCCTATCATCCTTATCACAGTCGCAGAGTCATTCTTTTTCATCAAGTCATTTGAGACGACCCTGCTGGTCCACGGGATCAACCTCCTCTTCTGTGTCCTTTTTCCCCTTTTTTTAAAAGAGAGCACAACGCTGTGCCAGTCATTTTCCTTAGTCTCCGTCCTCAGAATGCTCAATATCGGCATGCCGGTCTTCTTCACAATGACGATCTACTGGCTCCCATTCATCTACGGGGCGGCGATCCTCGCCGCGTATTTTGTAGTAAAGAAGGAAGAGAACCTCAGATTGAGGGAAAGGATAGCGAGGGCAGTCAGCTTCTTCTCGTCGCAGAAGAGAAAATACCCCGTGTACTTATGCGCAGGCGTCGTCATCGGCCTCGTCCTGGCGAACGCCGAGTTCTCTGTTTTGAAAGCCGAGAGCCTCATCCCCTCGCTCGATCTTTTTAATCTATTCGTACTCGCGGTCGTCATGTTTCTCTTCGTCGGCTTTGGCGAAGAGCTCATCTTCCGTTTTATACTCCAGACAAGGCTTGAGAAGGAAATCGGGAAGTATAACGGTCTTTTCCTCGCCTCCTTCGTCTTCATGACGATGCACTCCGGCTACTCTTCAATCCCTTACCTCGTCTTCGTGTTCATCGTCGGGCTCATCCTCGGTTACGCGTTTTACCGGACGAGGAGCCTCTTCCTCGTCACGGTCATCCACGGATCGATCAACTTCTTCCTCTTCTCGCTGATCCCGCATGGTTACCTTGCGTTTACCTGA
- the pssE gene encoding PssE/Cps14G family polysaccharide biosynthesis glycosyltransferase produces the protein MIFVTVGTHNQGFERLIKKMDEIAGKIDQEVVMQIGSTDYEPKNAKWFKFIESEDDVLGYYEKADVIVAHAGAGTLLTALSLGKRVIVVPRLKKFEEHIDDQQIELAEALSREGKIIAVYDIEELERALREVKKLEPAAVERDMRLIEFLKEYIRGLEK, from the coding sequence ATGATCTTTGTGACGGTCGGTACCCATAATCAGGGTTTCGAGAGGCTCATAAAGAAGATGGATGAGATAGCTGGGAAGATTGATCAAGAGGTTGTCATGCAAATTGGTTCCACGGATTATGAGCCGAAAAATGCCAAATGGTTCAAATTCATAGAGAGTGAGGATGATGTTCTAGGGTACTATGAAAAGGCGGACGTTATCGTGGCTCATGCTGGAGCAGGTACTCTTTTGACTGCGTTATCCCTTGGAAAAAGAGTTATCGTGGTTCCGAGATTGAAAAAGTTTGAGGAGCATATAGACGATCAGCAGATTGAGCTGGCTGAAGCCTTATCTCGAGAAGGAAAAATAATAGCGGTTTACGACATTGAAGAGCTTGAAAGAGCTCTTAGGGAAGTCAAGAAGCTGGAACCCGCTGCGGTGGAAAGGGATATGAGATTGATTGAGTTCTTAAAGGAGTATATTAGAGGACTGGAAAAATGA
- a CDS encoding DUF1616 domain-containing protein — MKEELRRHWDLASIVLLTGILIPIVYLLPDNPLRIVIGLPFILFFPGYVLIATLFPEKESIDLVERVALSFGLSIAITPLIGLGLNYTPFGIRLDPILASVSAFNILFSFTAYYRRKGAKEPFLPVQLPAVVHYVRKNLKGGTKIDRALNIILVISIAASLIALVYVIAVPKQGEKFTEFYILGPDGKAHNYPTNLTVGENATIIIGIANHEYREVNYAVEIWLVDSSFVNNTTVVNHMYFFDSFSVSLAHTPVNLEGNWTPQWELRYNFSLEMPGQYKMWFLLFKDQQPFEGIKYQDHVDSGMGSRIVDAIEGRILSLNLSMNVEE; from the coding sequence ATGAAGGAAGAACTGAGAAGGCACTGGGATCTCGCGTCAATCGTTCTTTTGACAGGAATTCTTATCCCGATTGTCTACCTCCTGCCAGACAACCCCCTCAGGATTGTCATAGGCCTCCCCTTCATCCTCTTCTTTCCAGGTTATGTACTCATCGCAACCCTTTTCCCTGAGAAGGAGAGCATCGATCTTGTCGAGAGGGTCGCCCTTTCCTTTGGACTGAGTATTGCCATCACACCGCTCATCGGCCTCGGCCTTAACTATACGCCCTTCGGCATCCGGCTCGATCCCATACTCGCGAGCGTCTCTGCCTTCAATATTCTCTTTTCCTTCACCGCTTATTATCGGAGAAAGGGGGCTAAAGAGCCCTTCTTACCAGTGCAGCTCCCAGCGGTCGTACACTACGTCAGAAAGAATCTCAAAGGAGGGACGAAAATTGACCGCGCTCTCAACATCATCCTCGTCATCTCGATCGCAGCAAGTCTGATCGCTCTGGTCTATGTAATCGCTGTGCCGAAGCAGGGGGAGAAGTTCACCGAGTTCTATATATTGGGGCCAGATGGCAAGGCGCACAACTATCCGACGAACTTGACCGTCGGAGAGAACGCAACGATCATCATCGGCATCGCGAATCATGAGTACCGCGAGGTCAACTACGCCGTCGAGATCTGGCTCGTCGACTCGAGCTTCGTCAACAACACAACTGTCGTCAACCACATGTACTTCTTCGATTCCTTCTCTGTCTCACTCGCACACACACCAGTCAACCTCGAGGGTAACTGGACGCCGCAGTGGGAGCTCCGCTACAACTTCTCTCTCGAAATGCCAGGGCAATATAAGATGTGGTTCCTCCTTTTCAAAGATCAACAACCTTTCGAGGGCATCAAATATCAGGACCATGTGGACAGTGGCATGGGGTCAAGGATTGTTGACGCAATCGAAGGCAGGATTCTCTCACTCAACCTTTCGATGAATGTGGAGGAATGA
- a CDS encoding glycosyltransferase family 2 protein, protein MRLWLNNKGDEKQMGVARETSVIIVTHNHARYIEKCLGTVIENNPLEIIIVDNDSSDGTPQLVKENFSTLEIIDLEEYLGSDKREDPSIHRSEFSSRNMQRGSEFCENPIEDFTSSQNERKPRIKLILSPNNRGYGAGNNLGVRYAEGKYIVVLNPDTVVEKNWLEELVKPLETSEKTITTPKILLYDGSAINTCGNINHFTGLTFTRGLNEDPGKYDVPEEVSGFSGCCFAMRKDHFEELGGFDENFFVYNEDSDLSWRAHLRGFKILYVPTSIVKHAYQLNVSPEKLYHLERNRYLILRKYLSRKDLFILLPSMVMAEVLTWGYALRKGSGWAKWKLLAVMDGLRIVVKKEEGDGNRLFQRLSKTIPVEHLAHNGIERMVNMFANSVFKWNVGVTM, encoded by the coding sequence ATGAGGCTTTGGTTAAACAATAAGGGAGATGAGAAGCAGATGGGAGTTGCCCGGGAAACAAGTGTGATCATAGTCACCCACAATCACGCACGATACATTGAAAAATGTCTGGGAACCGTGATTGAGAACAATCCGCTGGAAATCATCATCGTCGATAATGATTCATCAGACGGCACTCCCCAGCTGGTGAAAGAAAATTTCTCAACGTTAGAAATTATCGACTTGGAAGAGTATCTTGGAAGCGACAAACGCGAGGATCCATCAATCCACCGTTCAGAATTTTCGTCTAGGAATATGCAAAGAGGAAGCGAATTCTGCGAAAATCCCATTGAAGATTTCACTTCGAGCCAGAACGAAAGAAAGCCACGAATAAAGCTCATTCTGTCTCCCAATAACAGAGGATACGGTGCTGGCAATAATCTCGGGGTGCGGTACGCAGAAGGAAAATATATCGTCGTGCTGAATCCTGATACTGTGGTAGAAAAGAATTGGCTGGAGGAATTGGTAAAACCCCTGGAAACATCAGAGAAAACGATAACGACGCCGAAAATCCTTCTTTATGATGGCTCAGCCATCAACACATGCGGAAACATCAACCACTTCACAGGGCTGACATTTACACGAGGACTGAATGAAGATCCGGGGAAATATGATGTTCCAGAAGAGGTTAGCGGTTTTTCGGGGTGCTGTTTTGCGATGAGAAAAGATCACTTTGAGGAACTCGGAGGTTTTGACGAGAATTTCTTTGTGTATAACGAGGATTCGGATCTCTCGTGGCGTGCCCATTTGAGGGGATTTAAAATACTTTATGTGCCAACATCTATCGTTAAACATGCTTATCAACTGAATGTCTCTCCAGAAAAACTGTATCACCTGGAGAGAAACAGATATCTCATTTTGAGAAAGTATCTATCTCGAAAAGATCTTTTTATTCTTCTCCCGTCCATGGTGATGGCCGAGGTGCTTACTTGGGGGTACGCATTGAGAAAGGGATCTGGATGGGCGAAATGGAAGTTATTAGCTGTGATGGATGGATTGAGAATTGTGGTGAAAAAAGAGGAGGGCGATGGAAATCGGTTATTTCAGAGATTGAGCAAGACCATACCCGTTGAACACCTTGCCCATAACGGAATAGAAAGAATGGTCAATATGTTTGCCAACAGCGTTTTCAAATGGAACGTGGGGGTAACGATGTGA
- a CDS encoding glycosyltransferase family 2 protein, whose amino-acid sequence MGETIVALIPAYNEELTIGSVVLETRRYVDEVIVVDDGSSDATAEIAKLAGAIVVRNEVNGGKANALKRGFEELKGRDLSAVVLLDADGQHAPQEIPKILEPVLKGKADLVIGSRFMNSDNDIPAYRHLGQVILNVVTNMGTKQRISDSQSGFRALSVSAVRSLDFFSRGYSVESDMLIYLSEKGMRIKEVPITSRYEVPKGHKKNPFAHGLEVFARVLRIVSQKRPLLIIGVPGFIIFLTGLILGFLSLIEITLFGWGWLFQTVLAAFLFIIGMVLGITSLTLNAIAMMLAERH is encoded by the coding sequence TTGGGTGAAACGATCGTCGCGCTCATTCCAGCTTATAACGAGGAGTTGACGATCGGGAGTGTTGTTCTTGAAACGAGAAGATATGTTGACGAGGTCATCGTCGTCGATGATGGATCCTCTGATGCAACGGCGGAAATCGCGAAGCTGGCAGGGGCGATCGTCGTCAGGAATGAAGTCAATGGGGGGAAGGCGAATGCGCTGAAGCGGGGGTTCGAAGAATTAAAAGGGAGAGACCTTTCGGCGGTCGTTCTTTTGGACGCGGACGGCCAGCACGCGCCGCAGGAGATTCCTAAAATCCTCGAACCAGTTTTGAAGGGGAAGGCCGATCTCGTCATCGGATCGAGGTTTATGAACTCGGATAATGACATTCCAGCTTATCGACACCTGGGGCAGGTCATTCTCAATGTCGTCACGAATATGGGGACGAAGCAGAGGATCAGCGATTCGCAGTCTGGTTTCAGGGCGTTGAGCGTGTCGGCCGTCAGGAGCCTCGATTTCTTCTCCCGCGGGTATTCGGTTGAATCGGACATGCTCATTTATCTGTCAGAGAAGGGCATGAGGATCAAGGAGGTCCCGATCACCTCGAGATACGAGGTGCCGAAGGGGCATAAGAAGAATCCATTCGCCCATGGGCTTGAAGTTTTCGCAAGGGTTCTGAGAATTGTCAGCCAAAAGAGACCGCTCCTGATCATCGGCGTCCCGGGTTTTATTATATTTCTAACAGGATTGATTCTCGGTTTCCTCAGTCTCATCGAGATCACGCTTTTTGGATGGGGGTGGCTGTTCCAGACGGTGCTCGCTGCATTCTTGTTCATCATAGGCATGGTGCTCGGGATTACTTCATTGACATTGAATGCGATCGCAATGATGCTGGCAGAGAGACATTAA
- the pssD gene encoding PssD/Cps14F family polysaccharide biosynthesis glycosyltransferase, with product MKIALVCSHGGHLSEMLLLMEAFEGHEVFFITYQSPRTIALKHKKYLLENIGTNPLKMLHAFAKILIIFVKERPGLVISTGSEIAIPAFILAKLLRIRTVFIESWCRVKTKSGTGKILYHIADLFLVQCPELARIYGKRALYRGAVI from the coding sequence GTGAAAATAGCTCTGGTGTGTTCCCACGGCGGACACTTATCGGAAATGCTTCTTCTCATGGAAGCATTTGAGGGCCACGAAGTGTTTTTCATCACATATCAAAGTCCGAGGACTATAGCTTTGAAACATAAGAAATATCTCCTGGAAAACATAGGGACGAATCCACTTAAGATGTTGCATGCGTTTGCTAAGATTCTTATTATATTTGTAAAGGAGAGACCAGGGCTGGTAATCAGCACGGGTTCAGAAATAGCGATTCCAGCTTTCATCCTTGCAAAACTTTTGCGAATAAGAACTGTATTCATTGAAAGCTGGTGCAGAGTTAAGACCAAGTCTGGCACTGGAAAGATTCTCTATCACATTGCTGATTTATTTCTAGTTCAGTGCCCTGAACTTGCTAGAATATATGGGAAAAGGGCGTTGTACAGAGGGGCGGTAATATAG
- a CDS encoding glycosyltransferase family 4 protein — protein sequence MVISVPFPPEEGIGYHVYNLSKKLIERGHEVAVITRGKLKIEKMRLDGIDVLKAPFIPLYPFHISIHGYFLNKLFKKIEKNFDLVHIHTPLSPIVRTTLPIVSTIHGSMVENARAVEVVDLKSFGTKILTRIVSYPLIMKLINISDVVTTVSESVSEELKNYYADNNVIVVGNGIDLTLFSPPKQKKNENYIFYAGRISYGKGLFDLFEAAKRVCQRYNIKFMLAGKGELEGRLREKAKKDGLHDKFLLLGHINQKELVHLYQNATVFVMPSHYEGLPTVLLEAMACGLPVVATDVCGNRDVVNNGKNGLLVPPKSAQKMAEAISMLLEDKDLRIKLGRNARKTVEEKYTWDVVTDNVLNAYHLARDAR from the coding sequence ATGGTAATCTCGGTCCCCTTTCCTCCCGAGGAGGGGATTGGATATCATGTTTACAATCTCTCAAAAAAACTAATAGAAAGAGGACATGAAGTTGCTGTAATTACCCGAGGCAAATTGAAAATCGAAAAGATGCGTTTGGATGGTATAGATGTCTTAAAGGCACCATTTATCCCCTTATATCCTTTTCATATATCGATTCATGGATACTTCCTTAATAAATTATTTAAAAAAATCGAGAAGAATTTTGATCTAGTTCATATACACACGCCGCTATCGCCTATTGTAAGAACCACACTTCCGATCGTTAGTACGATTCACGGTTCAATGGTGGAAAATGCTCGTGCAGTTGAGGTTGTGGATTTAAAATCGTTTGGAACAAAAATACTGACTAGAATTGTCAGTTACCCACTAATTATGAAATTGATTAATATATCCGACGTAGTTACCACGGTGTCCGAATCTGTTTCTGAAGAATTAAAGAATTATTACGCAGACAATAACGTGATTGTTGTTGGAAATGGAATAGATCTGACACTATTTTCACCTCCAAAGCAGAAAAAAAATGAAAATTATATTTTCTACGCAGGTCGTATAAGCTATGGTAAAGGTTTGTTTGACCTTTTTGAGGCTGCAAAACGGGTCTGTCAGAGGTATAATATTAAATTTATGCTGGCAGGTAAAGGGGAACTGGAAGGAAGATTAAGGGAAAAAGCAAAGAAAGACGGATTGCACGACAAATTTCTGCTTTTGGGGCACATTAACCAAAAAGAATTGGTACACCTCTATCAAAATGCGACTGTCTTTGTTATGCCATCACATTATGAGGGACTGCCAACTGTTCTTCTCGAGGCGATGGCGTGCGGTCTTCCGGTGGTGGCAACAGACGTTTGTGGTAACAGAGATGTTGTGAATAATGGAAAAAACGGCTTACTCGTTCCTCCCAAATCAGCTCAGAAAATGGCTGAGGCTATATCCATGCTTCTTGAAGATAAAGATCTAAGGATAAAGCTTGGAAGGAATGCAAGGAAAACTGTCGAGGAGAAGTACACATGGGACGTGGTTACTGACAATGTCCTGAATGCTTATCACCTTGCGAGGGATGCCAGATGA
- a CDS encoding universal stress protein translates to MFEKILLPIDFSQQSIMMLDCVAELRQFGAEMVIILHVLPPKGRLSEDQKKTAEELVNRLKERGFDAMFNTVHGNPVDEILALAEKEEVTLIVMASSGKGRAQEFFVGSTSFGVVRRTGKPMLIDKFEVIEKDGSKKIKPACTMLFRTALVPIDFSRCTYTVIDVLHHLAKRGLKKIVLFHVIESTKYSVSSDKRFGEVKKRLEELEKDLSSAGFEVVTHVHFGTPAYNILEATREFDASLIIIGASGKSFLKGLALGSTSEEVIRRATVPLLVVRC, encoded by the coding sequence ATGTTTGAGAAGATCCTCCTTCCCATCGACTTCTCCCAGCAGTCAATCATGATGCTCGACTGTGTCGCAGAGCTGCGCCAGTTTGGAGCGGAGATGGTGATCATCCTGCATGTGCTCCCGCCTAAAGGGAGGCTATCCGAGGACCAGAAGAAGACGGCAGAGGAGCTCGTCAACAGGTTGAAGGAGCGGGGTTTCGATGCGATGTTCAATACTGTCCATGGGAACCCGGTTGACGAGATCCTGGCGCTTGCAGAAAAGGAAGAAGTGACGCTCATCGTCATGGCCTCGAGCGGCAAGGGGAGGGCGCAGGAGTTCTTCGTCGGCAGCACCTCCTTTGGCGTCGTTAGGAGAACGGGCAAGCCGATGCTCATCGATAAGTTCGAGGTCATCGAGAAGGATGGGAGCAAGAAGATCAAGCCAGCGTGCACGATGCTCTTCCGCACTGCGCTCGTCCCAATTGACTTCTCGAGGTGCACTTACACCGTCATCGACGTTCTCCATCATCTGGCTAAGCGAGGTCTGAAAAAGATCGTCCTCTTTCATGTCATCGAGTCGACGAAGTACAGCGTCTCCTCGGACAAGCGCTTCGGTGAAGTCAAAAAGAGACTCGAGGAGCTCGAGAAGGACTTGTCGAGCGCTGGTTTCGAGGTCGTCACGCATGTCCATTTCGGCACCCCTGCATACAACATTCTCGAGGCAACGAGGGAATTCGACGCCTCGCTCATTATCATCGGCGCGAGTGGCAAGAGTTTTTTGAAGGGGCTGGCGCTCGGTAGCACTTCTGAGGAGGTCATAAGGAGAGCGACCGTGCCGCTACTCGTGGTCAGGTGCTGA
- a CDS encoding DMT family transporter — translation MPVFKAASIGEGELTRNGAIALTFLSSMLFATSYVAIKVGVERNNPFLFEAIVIGIGGLIAILYALIRGSFTLQVFRRWEVWAAMVVGAVSISLEFIGMTMTNASKGALIIGSTVVFVAPMSALLLGERINRTGIFGITVGIVGLVSLTTGWDLSKLLEGEFLGDAMLIGSAASGALIWILTKSAMRHLSHDQWVFGVYCVYPIPLFLLSAVTVDDFTIDPGSIPLLLYVGVLCTSIPSLLWAKGLTKISATTSATIVLSESVFGTVLGCLLLGETLDFSGLIGATMIFAAIYVASRGEKTTEEVEPREDSLDSRRRTASQLNV, via the coding sequence ATGCCGGTCTTCAAAGCCGCATCGATAGGAGAAGGGGAGTTGACGAGGAATGGTGCTATTGCCCTGACATTCCTCTCGAGCATGCTGTTCGCGACGTCGTACGTAGCGATCAAAGTCGGCGTCGAGAGGAACAACCCCTTCCTCTTCGAGGCTATCGTCATCGGGATAGGCGGCCTCATCGCGATCCTCTACGCATTGATCAGGGGATCCTTTACCCTCCAAGTCTTTAGACGCTGGGAGGTCTGGGCAGCGATGGTCGTCGGTGCAGTCTCAATCTCCCTCGAATTCATCGGGATGACGATGACGAACGCATCGAAAGGGGCGCTGATCATCGGCAGCACCGTTGTCTTCGTAGCTCCGATGTCCGCGCTCCTCCTCGGTGAGCGGATCAACCGTACTGGCATTTTTGGCATCACCGTCGGGATCGTCGGGCTCGTATCCCTGACAACCGGTTGGGACTTGTCTAAACTCCTCGAGGGCGAGTTCCTCGGCGATGCGATGCTCATTGGTTCTGCGGCTTCAGGTGCGCTGATCTGGATTCTGACGAAGAGTGCGATGCGACACCTCAGCCACGATCAGTGGGTCTTCGGGGTCTACTGCGTCTACCCTATACCACTGTTCCTATTATCGGCAGTGACCGTTGACGACTTCACGATCGATCCTGGATCGATACCATTGCTTCTCTATGTTGGCGTCCTCTGCACTTCTATACCCTCGCTGCTATGGGCCAAGGGACTGACAAAAATTAGCGCGACGACTTCGGCGACCATCGTCCTCTCAGAGTCTGTCTTCGGGACGGTCCTTGGATGCCTATTACTCGGCGAGACGCTCGATTTTTCAGGATTGATCGGCGCGACGATGATCTTCGCAGCGATCTACGTCGCTTCGAGAGGCGAGAAAACGACCGAGGAGGTTGAACCAAGAGAGGACTCATTGGATTCAAGGCGGAGGACTGCGAGCCAGCTCAATGTCTAA
- a CDS encoding phosphatase PAP2 family protein: protein MNCTIREFCKERERCFLTVLLILMIGLFILLIFNKNSIAWDRETFLRINALWNPSLETVCRIFAEMGSFFFWFIVIFVLWLIGKKEMALYLLIAILIHIAVGGTLKYVVDRPRPFEVLDDVHTVYQPTDPSFPSGHTEGSFAAAAVLGRRYSKLILPLGLFAMAVGFGRIYYGVHWPLDVIGGAVIGIFIGLIASTLKIGSLREGMKKRWERFISAFSSEK, encoded by the coding sequence GTGAACTGCACGATAAGAGAATTTTGTAAAGAGAGGGAGAGGTGCTTCCTCACCGTCCTACTCATTTTAATGATCGGACTCTTCATCCTCCTGATTTTTAACAAGAATTCAATCGCTTGGGACCGCGAGACCTTCTTGCGGATCAACGCGCTCTGGAACCCATCACTAGAAACGGTCTGCAGGATCTTTGCGGAAATGGGCTCGTTCTTTTTCTGGTTCATCGTCATTTTTGTCCTCTGGCTTATCGGAAAAAAGGAGATGGCGCTTTACCTGCTTATCGCGATCCTCATCCATATTGCCGTCGGTGGCACTTTGAAATACGTCGTCGACAGGCCGAGGCCCTTCGAGGTGCTAGACGATGTGCATACGGTTTACCAGCCCACGGACCCTTCGTTCCCTTCGGGCCACACTGAGGGGAGCTTCGCAGCCGCTGCAGTCCTCGGCAGGAGATACTCCAAATTGATCCTTCCCCTCGGCCTCTTTGCCATGGCAGTCGGTTTTGGCAGGATCTACTACGGCGTCCACTGGCCGCTCGACGTCATAGGTGGAGCGGTCATCGGGATTTTCATAGGGTTGATCGCCTCGACGCTCAAGATTGGTTCTCTCAGAGAAGGAATGAAAAAGAGGTGGGAACGTTTCATCTCTGCCTTTTCGTCTGAGAAATGA